The sequence GACATATCGGGTGGGGCACTTGGCAATGAGCTGGTCCGCCTCGAAGGGGCCGGAGATGCTGTATTTCCCCTCCACCACCACCTCCCCACCCGCCTTGAAGGCATCGGGCACAACCCCTACATATACGACCTGGAGGGAATGGTCCTCACCATCCACGATGGTGAAGCTGGTGGTGCGGGTCCTGGCGTCCCAGGAAATTGTCTGGGTGCCCACATTCCCCGCTACGCGGATGCGGGAGCCGTCCAGGTCCGTCCCGTTCTGGCGGAGCTCAGGTAGGGTATAGTAATATACCGCGGAGCCCTGGAAGCCCCGGTAGAGTAGAAAGCCCAGAGCGGCAAAGACTATCAACCCCCCAAGGATATACTTCCACTTCTTCATGGCGAAATCACTCCATATTATAACTCTCTCTGGCCTGGGGGACAACCTGGGCTCGGAGCCTCCCCCTTCAGCGCCGGATTGTTCCGGTGACTTCCTCATCTGGCCCGGGGCGAAGGGCATTGCCGCCTCCAGAGACCGACTCCGGCGGGCCCTTGGGCCCGCCGGAGGAAACGCCGCAATGCTCTGTCCTGTTTACTTCAGGGCATCAATGGAAGCATTCAGCACATCGAAAGTAAAGGAGGGGTTGTGCACGCCTTCGCTGCCGTCGCCCTCAATCAGGAAGAAGTTCCAGCCGGCCTTCACCAGGGGGTCAGAGGCCGGAATCAGCGCTGCGGTCCCATCGGTGGTGATGTCGGCCAGTTGGACCTCCGCTTCACTGAGGACCACGACGTGAGGGGCTTCCCCGGTGGGGGCATAGGTGAAGGTTACCGGGGCCTTGAACTTGAAGATGAACCCCTGCTGGCCGTGGGGCTCCGTGGGTTCAAGAGAGGCGATGTTGGTCTTGTCCACGGCCACGGCGGCGCTCTTCACATCGTACGATCTGCTGCCGTACTGGTGGGGGGTGTAGTCCTTGATGAAGGTTCGGGCCGGAAGCTTCTTCGTCAGGTAGTAGCCCATCTTCTGGCCCAGCTCATGGAGCCTGGCCTCTACACTCTCCTGGAGGGTGCCGCCGTCAAAGGTGCCGTGGCAGTTGCCACAGATGGCATTGCTGGCCTTGAAGCTATGGTTCGTTCCCCCGCCCTGGTAGCTGAACTCGGTGGGGGGTGGGGTCAGCTCCATGTGGCAGGTGGCGCAGGTATCTTTGATGTAGGAGTGGCGGGAGCGGGCACCCACTTCGACGAAGTAGGCGTTCTCCCCCATGAGCACGTCGCCCTGGGCCGCGGTGTGAGGCGCTTGGTAGTTGGGAGGAGGGCCGACCTCCTCGTTGTGCAGGTTGTTACGGGTGTTGTGGCAGGTGATGCACAGGGCGCCCCGGCCCAGCCCCTCCGCCTGGAAGCCGGCGGCCAGCATCTTGGTGTTATCCATAATGCGGACCATGGCAGTGTTGGGGTCTCCAGAGGTGGTGCCCTGCTTGTGGGAGTCGTGGCACACCGCGCAGGTCTGGGGCTGGACGGTGTCCCCGGTGAGCCCGAGGGCCCTCATCTCTTCCGCCGTGGCGTTGCCGGTCAGCTTGGCGCCGGCTATGCTACCAGAGTAGTACTGGATGCCCGAGGCGGTCCAGGTGATGCTGACCGCAAGTGTGCCTGTGACCGGGCTGACCGCGTTGAAGCTGGCCGCCGTGACCGTCCCGGCACCGGCCGTGGTGGTCCACTTGCCCAGCACCCCCGTTGTGCTGTTGGTGAAGGTGACCGTGTTGGTAGCCGTGAAAGGTGACGTCGTCACGGTGGCGGTGGCGGTTGCGGCCTTGCCCTGGAGGGGCTTTGCCATATCGTCCTGTGCTATCCATGCCAGGAATCCCTGGCCGGTGTGGCAGCGAGCGCAGTTTGTTGACGTGGACCTGGCGGTGGCCGCCTCAAAGTTGCTGTGGCCGCTCTCCTCCCACTGCTGGAAGCGGCTGTGCCGCAGGGGCTCCCCATGGCAGCTGGCGCAGACGTCCGAGGAGAGGCTCACCCGGGCAGCGCCCTGGGTATGAGCCGGGCTCTGCTGCGGGCCGTGGCAGCTCTCGCACTGGATATTGGCCAGTTGGGCCGTCTTGGGATACTTGGTCAGCAGGGCCGTCCATGAGCCAATGTCTCCGTGCGGCGGGACCTGCCAGCCTTCTGCGGCGACGGCCTCATCAAAACCGTTGTTTTTCACATCGGGGTTGTATCCCACGGTGTGACAGGAGGCACAGTTCGTGCTCCAGTGGCCCGCAGGGTTGTCTATGTTCTGCGTGAATATTTCTGCGTGCCCCGAATTCTTCCAGTCCTTGAACTGGTCCTTGGCTATCTTGTCGTTGTGGCAGGTTGTGCAGGCCGCCGCCAGGGGCCGCCCATTGGCATCCTGCCCGCTGATGGCCCCTACCCAGTTGCCGGCGGAGATGTTAATAGTGGCCCCGCCGTTCTTCTCGGTCAGGGTATATTTCCCCGGGACGTCGGGGGTGAAGTAGGGGTTAGCCTCGGACAGCGAGTCCGGGGCCGCCTTGGAGCCGGCCGGGGCCGTCAGGCTCCAGGCGTAGGCCAGCTGAGCCTTGCCGTGGACCAGGACTGGCACTCCTACGGCTACATTCTCAAGGCCGGGGTTCACTACCCATGGGAGGGTCACTGCCACATTCACCGTGGCACTATAGCTTCCGCTGCCGGAGGTAGCCGTGACTTTGAAGGTGGCCGTCCGTGCAGCTGTCAGGGCATGGGGGTTGATGGCCTGGACTTCCCATCGGTCCGGGGTCTCGAGGTTCTTGAAAAGCTCGGCCTTGTAGGCCGCCAGGTCGCCCATGGTTACCACGGCGGTCGCTTTATCGGCGTCCCTGATGGTGAGCGGCACCCCGGCGGTCTGGGTCCACTTGTAGGCTGTTACCTGGGAGCCGTCCAGGGGCTGCGCCCTGGCCGCCAGGGTCACCGTCGCACCGGGGGAGCTTGTCTGGTTTGCCCCGGCGCTGACCGCTACCGGGCTGACGGGCTTCAGGGCCACATCCTTAGTAACTGTCTGCCCCGCCACCAGCGAGACTGCCATCGTGGCGGCGGTGAAGTTGTCTCCCTTGGCGGCAAGGGTGTAGGTACCTATAGGGAGGGTAGCCGAGTACTTGCCGTTGTCGTCAGTCTTGATGCTGATGCCGCTGATGGCCGGGTCCGGGGTGAAAACAACCCCGGCTACACCCTTGCCGGTCAAGCTGTTGGTCACTGTTCCGGCAACCGTAGCGGTGCTGATTCCCGGCGCGCCGGACGGCCCCGCCGGCCCGACAGGTCCGGAGGAACCCGGGAGCCCGGACGGTCCCGCCGGCCCGAGAGCGCCGGCCGGCCCTGGGGACCCAGCCGGGGCCATAGCCCCCAGCCGCCCGCCACTGACCAGCGAGAGCCCGCGATCGGCGACCAGAAGAAGCACAACTACCGCAAACACGCTTAGAAATAGCCTGCTAACTTTCACCGTCACCTCTCCTTACGAGTTAGAGCTAGAAGTTACCATAGGTTAATTATAGTAGCAATTCATCACAATGTCATGGCAATATTTGTAGTCCTTTAGGACTACTTTTCCCTGAAAGGGCCTAGTCCTTTGGGACTAGCCGATGGCGGTTTGGGTGGGGGGAAGGGCAAGTATCATCGGCCCGATTTCCATTGTGGAATGGGCGGTGGTTCGTTGTCCTGGCCAGTCAAAAATAGTAACATTGGGCGAAGAAGAGGGGTCTGTGGTGGCCCGCTTCTGGAAATAGATGTCCGGGGGCAGATAATCTGCCTGCTCTATCCTGCAAAGAGGGCAGGTCAGGGCCGGGAGATGGGGGGATAGTTGGCACAGATCAGCCCG is a genomic window of Chloroflexota bacterium containing:
- a CDS encoding cytochrome c maturation protein CcmE, which encodes MKKWKYILGGLIVFAALGFLLYRGFQGSAVYYYTLPELRQNGTDLDGSRIRVAGNVGTQTISWDARTRTTSFTIVDGEDHSLQVVYVGVVPDAFKAGGEVVVEGKYSISGPFEADQLIAKCPTRYVPKL
- a CDS encoding cytochrome c family protein gives rise to the protein MTNSLTGKGVAGVVFTPDPAISGISIKTDDNGKYSATLPIGTYTLAAKGDNFTAATMAVSLVAGQTVTKDVALKPVSPVAVSAGANQTSSPGATVTLAARAQPLDGSQVTAYKWTQTAGVPLTIRDADKATAVVTMGDLAAYKAELFKNLETPDRWEVQAINPHALTAARTATFKVTATSGSGSYSATVNVAVTLPWVVNPGLENVAVGVPVLVHGKAQLAYAWSLTAPAGSKAAPDSLSEANPYFTPDVPGKYTLTEKNGGATINISAGNWVGAISGQDANGRPLAAACTTCHNDKIAKDQFKDWKNSGHAEIFTQNIDNPAGHWSTNCASCHTVGYNPDVKNNGFDEAVAAEGWQVPPHGDIGSWTALLTKYPKTAQLANIQCESCHGPQQSPAHTQGAARVSLSSDVCASCHGEPLRHSRFQQWEESGHSNFEAATARSTSTNCARCHTGQGFLAWIAQDDMAKPLQGKAATATATVTTSPFTATNTVTFTNSTTGVLGKWTTTAGAGTVTAASFNAVSPVTGTLAVSITWTASGIQYYSGSIAGAKLTGNATAEEMRALGLTGDTVQPQTCAVCHDSHKQGTTSGDPNTAMVRIMDNTKMLAAGFQAEGLGRGALCITCHNTRNNLHNEEVGPPPNYQAPHTAAQGDVLMGENAYFVEVGARSRHSYIKDTCATCHMELTPPPTEFSYQGGGTNHSFKASNAICGNCHGTFDGGTLQESVEARLHELGQKMGYYLTKKLPARTFIKDYTPHQYGSRSYDVKSAAVAVDKTNIASLEPTEPHGQQGFIFKFKAPVTFTYAPTGEAPHVVVLSEAEVQLADITTDGTAALIPASDPLVKAGWNFFLIEGDGSEGVHNPSFTFDVLNASIDALK